In the Hordeum vulgare subsp. vulgare chromosome 7H, MorexV3_pseudomolecules_assembly, whole genome shotgun sequence genome, one interval contains:
- the LOC123410524 gene encoding uncharacterized protein LOC123410524 yields the protein MDSLLSGVDGELDHCLPPDVPTHRRSRSTGHQNFMSRELQYISATKTEFTLQATTEFKLQLLKHITNHFSEESIIGRGGSGIVYKGVLDNGEEIAMKKLHQMPGLDEKQFTNEFNNLMRAKHKNIVRLVGYCYYLGHERVEYKGKYVFAYVQERLLCYEYLQGGNLEELLSDELCGLDWHTRYKIIKGVCEGLHFLHTGSDDPICHLDLKPANILLDRDMIPKIADFGLSRLFASAQSHITTQIIGTFGYMPPEFIERGKITLKFDIFSLGVIIMKIIAGPNGYTNFLDMSSQEFSKLVHENWAKRLHETTQSLASQEIKACMDIASRCVERDEEKRPCIGEIINELNKIDNVIINEPDKIYSDIVDEQDQLDGHLVDQVLKIGSDIANKKGKTDVDIVDEQDKLGTAKTSTKGKISSTLLDSSFPTRSVWVNGPIIVGAGPSGLAVAATLREHGVPFVMFEREDCVGSLWQKSTYNSLKLNRPKQFCNLPRMPLPDHFPEFLTRAHFIDYMEQYAATFNIQPEFNSTVVSAHFDEISGLWKIRPRVKHGASPVSVEFEYIARWLVVASGTNAEPVVPDIPGLSSFCGEVIHSSGYRTSESYIGKRVLVVGCGQSGMEVSVDLCNGGAVPFMVVRNVLGIATLYLTVLLARWLPLWLVDKITALLAWLVLGDLARLGVRTPAVGSLTLKKTDDRGRSWHATTSRVRSGEITVVPNVTRFTKSGAELSDGGVVDNLDAVILATGYRSNVAQWIQGANLSGEDGCPKTSFFPNGWNWKGHSGLYSVGFTRRGLLGGSADAVCVAKDLAQIWKEEAKPRKDRNRLHRRSISNFS from the exons ATGGATTCGCTCCTATCTGGCGTCGATGGCGAACTCGACCACTGCCTGCCGCCGGATGTGCCAACCCACAGGAGGTCTAG ATCAACGGGACATCAAAACTTCATGAGCAGGGAGTTACAATATATAAGTGCAACGAAAACAGAGTTCACACTCCAGGCGACAACAGAGTTCAAACTCCAGCTGTTAAAACATATTACGAATCATTTTTCTGAAGAGAGCATAATTGGCCGTGGTGGGTCTGGAATAGTTTATAAG GGTGTATTGGACAATGGGGAAGAGATtgccatgaagaagctccatcaaATGCCTGGGCTTGACGAGAAGCAATTTACGAACGAGTTCAATAATCTTATGAGGGCCAAACATAAGAATATTGTACGGTTAGTTGGCTACTGCTACTATCTAGGACATGAACGTGTAGAGTACAAAGGAAAATATGTTTTTGCTTATGTGCAAGAAAGACTACTCTGTTACGAATACTTGCAAGGTGGAAATCTTGAGGAGCTTCTTTCTG ATGAATTATGCGGACTTGACTGGCACACAAGATACAAAATAATAAAAGGTGTATGTGAGGGTTTACATTTTCTCCATACAGGATCCGATGACCCTATTTGTCACTTGGATTTAAAACCGGCGAATATACTGCTGGACAGAGATATGATACCAAAAATTGCAGATTTTGGTTTGTCCAGACTCTTTGCATCCGCACAGAGCCATATCACAACACAAATTATAGGAACATT TGGATACATGCCTCCTGAATTCATAGAAAGAGGCAAAATCACACTGAAATTTGACATATTCAGTTTGGGTGTTATAATTATGAAAATAATAGCTGGACCTAATGGCTACACCAATTTTCTAGACATGTCTTCCCAAGAATTCAGTAAGCTG GTACATGAAAACTGGGCGAAGAGATTGCATGAAACGACGCAGTCACTTGCATCGCAAGAAATAAAAGCATGCATGGACATCGCATCAAGATGCGTGGAGAGGGATGAAGAGAAAAGGCCATGTATAGGCGAGATTATCAATGAACTGAATAAGATTGACAACGTCATTATTAACGAACCGGATAAGATTTATAGTGACATTGTGGATGAACAAGACCAGCTTGATGGTCACCTTGTCGATCAAGTGCTTAAGATTGGCAGTGACATTGCCAATAAAAAGGGCAAGACGGACGTGGACATTGTCGACGAACAAGATAAGCTTGGTACTGCCAAAACTTCAACTAAGGGCAAG ATATCCTCGACGCTGCTGGATAGCTCTTTTCCAACACGCAGCGTGTGGGTGAACGGCCCTATCATCGTCGGCGCTGGCCCATCCGGACTAGCCGTAGCGGCCACCCTTCGAGAGCACGGCGTGCCATTCGTCATGTTCGAGCGAGAGGACTGCGTCGGCTCGCTATGGCAGAAAAGCACCTACAACAGTCTCAAGCTCAACCGCCCCAAGCAGTTTTGCAATCTCCCAAGAATGCCACTCCCGGATCACTTCCCGGAGTTCCTCACCCGTGCCCACTTCATTGACTACATGGAGCAGTACGCCGCCACGTTCAATATCCAGCCGGAGTTCAACAGCACCGTCGTGTCAGCGCACTTCGACGAGATCAGTGGCTTGTGGAAAATTCGGCCCCGGGTCAAGCACGGTGCCTCTCCAGTTTCTGTGGAGTTTGAGTACATAGCCCGCTGGCTGGTCGTCGCCAGCGGCACAAATGCCGAGCCGGTCGTCCCGGACATCCCGGGCCTTTCCAGTTTCTGCGGAGAGGTGATCCATTCTAGCGGCTACAGGACCAGCGAGTCCTACATCGGGAAGCGCGTGCTCGTGGTGGGTTGCGGCCAGTCCGGCATGGAGGTGTCCGTCGACCTGTGCAACGGCGGCGCAGTCCCGTTCATGGTGGTCCGGAATGTGCTCGGCATCGCCACATTATACCTAACCGTGCTGCTCGCCCGGTGGCTCCCGCTGTGGCTCGTGGACAAGATCACGGCGCTCCTCGCCTGGCTCGTGCTTGGTGACCTTGCCAGGCTTGGCGTCCGGACGCCGGCAGTCGGTTCGCTCACGCTCAAGAAGACCGATGACCGCGGGCGCTCCTGGCACGCGACGACCAGCAGGGTCAGGTCCGGTGagatcaccgttgttcctaacgTGACGCGCTTCACCAAGTCCGGCGCCGAGCTCtccgacggcggcgtggtggacAACCTCGACGCCGTCATCCTGGCCACCGGCTACCGCAGCAATGTGGCCCAGTGGATCCAGGGCGCCAATTTATCCGGCGAGGATGGTTGCCCCAAGACCTCGTTCTTCCCTAATGGCTGGAACTGGAAGGGTCACTCGGGTCTCTACTCTGTCGGCTTCACTCGCCGTGGTCTCTTGGGCGGCTCCGCAGACGCCGTGTGCGTCGCCAAGGACCTTGCCCAGATATGGAAAGAGGAAGCGAAGCCGAGGAAGGATAGAAACAGACTGCACAGGAGGTCTATATCAAATTTTTCTTAG